A single genomic interval of Saccharothrix saharensis harbors:
- a CDS encoding PspC domain-containing protein, whose protein sequence is MTTLTRPQDRKVIAGVCAGLAARYGWRASTVRWVFVLSCLLPGPQFLIYLALWVMMPKRPY, encoded by the coding sequence ATGACGACGTTGACCAGGCCTCAGGACCGGAAAGTGATCGCGGGGGTGTGTGCGGGGCTGGCCGCCCGGTACGGGTGGCGGGCGAGCACCGTGCGGTGGGTGTTCGTGCTGTCCTGCTTGTTGCCGGGGCCGCAGTTCCTGATCTACCTGGCGTTGTGGGTGATGATGCCCAAGCGGCCCTACTGA
- a CDS encoding TetR/AcrR family transcriptional regulator — MATEHPGDPARTLAVLWRTGDRTARKDLGVDRIVAAAVTLADTEGLTALSMRRVADTLGVGTMSLYTHVPGKAELLDAMVDAVHAETPRPDDVPGGWRGRLARIARDNLDLHLRHPWLLQVPTHRAVLGPHVVAKYDYELRAVDGIGLTDLEMDSVLTLVLGHVRAAARIAVDADLTRRDTGLTDEQWWQAAGPLLARVLDPARFPTAARVGAAAGQTHGAAHDADHAFTFGLDRILDGIDALVASRQ; from the coding sequence ATGGCCACCGAACACCCCGGCGACCCCGCCCGCACCCTCGCCGTGCTGTGGCGCACCGGCGACCGCACCGCCCGCAAAGACCTCGGCGTGGACCGCATCGTGGCCGCCGCCGTCACCCTCGCCGACACCGAAGGCCTCACCGCGCTGTCCATGCGCCGCGTCGCCGACACCCTCGGCGTCGGCACCATGTCGCTCTACACCCACGTCCCCGGCAAGGCCGAACTGCTCGACGCCATGGTCGACGCCGTGCACGCCGAGACACCCCGCCCCGACGACGTGCCCGGCGGCTGGCGCGGCCGCCTGGCACGCATCGCCCGCGACAACCTCGACCTGCACCTGCGCCACCCCTGGCTGCTGCAGGTGCCCACCCACCGCGCCGTCCTGGGCCCGCACGTCGTCGCCAAGTACGACTACGAACTGCGCGCCGTCGACGGCATCGGCCTCACCGACCTGGAGATGGACTCCGTCCTGACCCTCGTGCTGGGCCACGTCCGCGCCGCCGCCCGCATCGCCGTCGACGCCGACCTCACCCGCCGTGACACCGGCCTGACCGACGAGCAGTGGTGGCAGGCCGCCGGGCCCCTGCTGGCCCGCGTCCTGGACCCGGCCCGGTTCCCCACCGCCGCCCGCGTGGGCGCCGCCGCCGGCCAGACCCACGGCGCCGCCCACGACGCCGACCACGCCTTCACCTTCGGCCTGGACCGCATCCTCGACGGCATCGACGCCCTCGTCGCCTCCCGTCAGTAG
- a CDS encoding GntR family transcriptional regulator, which yields MISIDPASSAPPYEQVRSQLARAITDRDLAVGTRLPTVRALAADLGLAVNTVARAYRELEETGLIETRGRAGTVVSAAGQRGRERVLRAAHTYAATAREQGLTSDEALDIVRAALTDTPHP from the coding sequence GTGATCAGCATCGACCCAGCCTCGTCCGCGCCGCCCTACGAACAGGTCCGGTCCCAGCTCGCCCGCGCCATCACCGACCGCGACCTCGCCGTCGGCACCCGCCTGCCCACCGTGCGCGCCCTGGCCGCCGACCTCGGTCTCGCCGTCAACACCGTCGCCCGCGCCTACCGCGAACTCGAGGAAACCGGCCTCATCGAAACCCGCGGCCGCGCCGGCACCGTCGTCAGCGCCGCCGGGCAGCGCGGCCGCGAACGCGTCCTGCGCGCCGCCCACACCTACGCCGCCACCGCCCGCGAACAAGGCCTCACCAGCGACGAAGCCCTCGACATCGTCCGCGCCGCCCTCACCGACACCCCCCACCCCTAA
- a CDS encoding hotdog domain-containing protein has translation MSPTEGTTVTHRRYVPHSHAHYGGNLVDGAYGLGLFGDVATELLIRTDGDEGLFAAYSSVEFLAPIQAGDVIEATATLVRVGTRSREIDFEARVVCRSAPDRGPSAADVLDPPVVVTRARGTVVAPPR, from the coding sequence GTGAGCCCCACCGAAGGCACCACCGTCACCCACCGCCGCTACGTGCCCCACTCCCACGCCCACTACGGCGGCAACCTCGTCGACGGCGCCTACGGACTCGGCCTGTTCGGCGACGTCGCCACCGAACTGCTCATCCGCACCGACGGCGACGAAGGACTCTTCGCCGCCTACTCCTCCGTCGAGTTCCTCGCCCCCATCCAGGCCGGTGACGTCATCGAAGCCACCGCCACCCTCGTCCGCGTCGGCACCCGCTCCCGCGAGATCGACTTCGAAGCCCGCGTCGTCTGCCGCTCCGCACCCGACCGCGGCCCCTCCGCCGCCGACGTCCTCGACCCGCCCGTCGTCGTCACCCGCGCCCGCGGCACCGTCGTCGCCCCACCCCGCTGA
- a CDS encoding OAM dimerization domain-containing protein, translating into MKRHVRPYGDTTGDGMVQTSFTLPVPAGPRADGAARQLANKMGIDPAMVVHSHPIGDDFTFFVVYGSVRHIVDLDDVRVVEREYPLLPPAEVNTTIRRILRRKLVVVGACIGTDAHTVGIDAILNIKGFAGDKGLEYYRELKVVNLGAQVSVPELVRRARAEKADAVLVSQVVTQRDAHLLNTREMSAAFREALGERRPLLIAGGPRFDPLMAADLGVDRVFGRGTTPGEVASYLVHAIQTTKAAPAKTATPAKKKENA; encoded by the coding sequence GTGAAGCGCCACGTCCGCCCCTACGGCGACACCACCGGCGATGGCATGGTGCAGACCTCGTTCACCCTGCCCGTCCCCGCCGGCCCCCGAGCCGACGGCGCCGCCCGACAACTGGCCAACAAGATGGGCATCGACCCCGCCATGGTCGTGCACTCCCACCCCATCGGCGACGACTTCACCTTCTTCGTCGTCTACGGCTCCGTCCGCCACATCGTCGACCTCGACGACGTGCGCGTCGTCGAACGCGAATACCCCCTCCTGCCGCCCGCCGAGGTCAACACCACCATCCGTCGGATCCTGCGCCGCAAACTCGTCGTCGTCGGCGCCTGCATCGGCACCGACGCCCACACCGTCGGCATCGACGCCATCCTCAACATCAAGGGCTTCGCGGGGGACAAGGGCCTGGAGTACTACCGCGAACTCAAGGTCGTCAACCTCGGCGCCCAGGTCAGCGTGCCCGAACTCGTCCGCCGCGCCCGCGCCGAGAAAGCCGACGCCGTCCTGGTCTCCCAGGTCGTCACCCAACGCGACGCCCACCTGCTCAACACCCGCGAGATGTCCGCCGCGTTCCGCGAAGCCCTGGGGGAGCGGCGCCCGCTGCTCATCGCCGGCGGACCCCGCTTCGACCCGCTCATGGCCGCCGACCTCGGCGTCGACCGCGTCTTCGGCCGCGGCACCACCCCCGGCGAAGTCGCCAGCTACCTCGTGCACGCCATCCAGACCACCAAGGCCGCCCCCGCGAAGACGGCCACCCCCGCGAAGAAGAAGGAGAACGCGTGA
- a CDS encoding lysine 5,6-aminomutase subunit alpha has translation MALLDLDPAVVATARELAAKAAEPVVALAKAHTTVAVERATLRLAGITGADTTHRAGDVPWVNRVVDTVREHCGLEHGVALPVFHALRHHDLPSLTHLAEATAAGQVRYTLPTGRDRDRARRAATTAITRGLRTVDRNRARRDKLVATLGDPPRRPWIYLIVATGDIDEDVVQAANAARAGADIIAVIRSTGQSLLDYVPEGATHHGFAGTYATQENFRIMRAALDQVSKEVGRYVRLTNYASGLCMPEIAVLAGLQRLDMMLNDSMYGILFRDINPIRTFVDQRFSRQVHARAGIVINTGEDNYLTTADAVDAAHTVTVSQLLNEHFAHEAGLPDHLLGLGHAFEINPGVPESFRLELAHALLARELFPDAPLKWMPPTKHMTGDVFHGYLLDGFFNLAGLLTGQSILLVGMMTEAVVTPFLSDRDLALRNVRYVLDAAGGLREDFRPAPDGLIVKRAHQVLGEAVDLLTRIVDDGLLNAIADGTFGLMKRPATGGKGADGVVEKADDYLNPAADLLEAHP, from the coding sequence ATGGCGTTGCTCGACCTCGACCCCGCGGTGGTCGCCACGGCGCGCGAACTCGCCGCCAAGGCCGCCGAACCGGTGGTGGCCCTGGCCAAGGCCCACACCACGGTGGCGGTCGAGCGCGCCACGCTCCGGCTGGCCGGCATCACCGGCGCCGACACCACCCACCGCGCCGGCGACGTGCCGTGGGTCAACCGGGTCGTCGACACCGTCCGCGAGCACTGCGGCCTCGAACACGGCGTCGCCCTGCCCGTCTTCCACGCCCTGCGCCACCACGACCTGCCCAGCCTCACCCACCTCGCCGAAGCCACCGCCGCAGGCCAGGTCCGCTACACCCTGCCCACCGGCCGCGACCGCGACCGCGCCCGCAGAGCCGCCACCACCGCCATCACCCGCGGCCTGCGCACCGTCGACCGCAACCGCGCCCGCCGCGACAAGCTCGTCGCCACCCTCGGCGACCCGCCCCGCCGACCCTGGATCTACCTCATCGTCGCCACCGGCGACATCGACGAGGACGTCGTCCAGGCCGCCAACGCCGCCCGCGCCGGAGCCGACATCATCGCCGTCATCCGCTCCACCGGCCAATCCCTGCTCGACTATGTCCCCGAAGGCGCCACCCACCACGGCTTCGCCGGCACCTACGCCACCCAGGAGAACTTCCGCATCATGCGCGCCGCCCTGGACCAGGTGTCCAAGGAAGTCGGCCGCTACGTCCGCCTCACCAACTACGCCTCCGGCCTGTGCATGCCCGAGATCGCCGTCCTGGCGGGCCTGCAACGCCTCGACATGATGCTCAACGACTCCATGTACGGCATCCTGTTCCGCGACATCAACCCCATCCGCACCTTCGTCGACCAGCGCTTCTCCCGCCAAGTCCACGCCCGCGCCGGCATCGTCATCAACACCGGCGAGGACAACTACCTCACCACCGCCGACGCCGTCGACGCCGCGCACACCGTCACCGTCTCCCAACTGCTCAACGAGCACTTCGCCCACGAAGCCGGCCTGCCCGACCACCTCCTCGGCCTCGGCCACGCCTTCGAGATCAACCCCGGGGTCCCCGAGTCGTTCCGCCTCGAACTCGCCCACGCCCTGCTGGCCCGCGAACTGTTCCCCGACGCGCCGCTGAAGTGGATGCCCCCCACCAAGCACATGACCGGCGACGTGTTCCACGGCTACCTGCTCGACGGGTTCTTCAACCTCGCCGGCCTGCTCACCGGCCAGTCGATCCTGCTCGTCGGCATGATGACCGAAGCCGTCGTCACCCCCTTCCTGTCCGACCGCGACCTCGCCCTGCGCAACGTCCGCTACGTCCTCGACGCCGCCGGCGGCCTGCGCGAGGACTTCCGCCCCGCCCCCGACGGCCTCATCGTCAAACGCGCCCACCAGGTCCTCGGCGAAGCCGTCGACCTGCTGACCCGCATCGTCGACGACGGACTGCTCAACGCCATCGCCGACGGCACCTTCGGCCTGATGAAACGCCCCGCCACCGGCGGCAAGGGCGCCGACGGCGTCGTGGAGAAAGCCGACGACTACCTCAACCCCGCCGCCGACCTGCTGGAGGCACACCCGTGA
- a CDS encoding amidohydrolase, with amino-acid sequence MTTVNGAPAATRLLVGGRIHSPTAPDATAMAITDGTVVWLGQDGVGRALHPDAEVVDLDGAFVAPAFVDAHVHATSAGLLLTGLDLTGCRSLTELLDAVRAAGGDFVWGHGWDETRWPEQRPPSRAELDDAARGARVYLSRIDVHSALVSTALLDLAPAARDADGYTPDGPLSRAAHHHVRRAAKDAIPVARRRDAQHAFLTHAVSRGIASVHECAGPDISGRDDLADLLATDLLDVVGYWGGLDPVDLPVRGLAGDLFVDGALGSRTAALCEPYADADTTGALYLDPDAIAEHLVTCTRAGLQGGFHVIGDAAVAAVVDGFARAADLVGTPALAARKHRLEHLEMITPDQAARLASWGVVASVQPLFDHAWGGPDGMYARRLGPDRGTALNPFSRLAAAGMVLALGSDAPVTPVDPWATVKAAVHHRTDGHGISARAAFTAHTRGGWRAAGVDDGLTGTLQPGAPATYAVWDAAHLEVAAPDTRVQRWSTDPRSRVPALPALDGPTPTCLRTVLRGRTLFDRGELG; translated from the coding sequence GTGACTACAGTGAACGGCGCCCCCGCGGCCACGCGTCTGCTCGTCGGGGGACGCATCCACTCCCCGACCGCCCCCGACGCCACCGCCATGGCGATCACCGACGGCACCGTGGTGTGGCTGGGCCAGGACGGCGTTGGCCGCGCCCTGCACCCCGACGCCGAGGTCGTCGACCTCGACGGCGCGTTCGTCGCGCCCGCGTTCGTCGACGCCCACGTGCACGCCACCTCCGCCGGGCTGTTGCTCACCGGCCTGGACCTCACCGGCTGCCGCTCCCTGACCGAGCTGCTCGACGCCGTGCGCGCCGCGGGCGGCGACTTCGTGTGGGGCCACGGCTGGGACGAGACCCGCTGGCCCGAGCAGCGGCCACCGAGCCGCGCCGAGCTCGACGACGCCGCCCGCGGCGCCCGCGTCTACCTCTCCCGCATCGACGTGCACTCCGCGCTGGTGTCCACCGCGCTGCTCGACCTCGCCCCCGCCGCCCGCGACGCCGACGGCTACACCCCCGACGGGCCCCTGTCCCGCGCCGCCCACCACCACGTGCGCCGCGCCGCCAAGGACGCCATCCCCGTCGCCCGCCGCCGGGACGCCCAGCACGCCTTCCTCACCCACGCCGTCTCGCGCGGCATCGCCTCGGTGCACGAATGCGCCGGACCCGACATCTCCGGCCGCGACGACCTCGCCGACCTGCTGGCCACCGACCTGCTCGACGTCGTCGGCTACTGGGGCGGCCTCGACCCCGTCGACCTGCCCGTGCGCGGCCTGGCCGGAGACCTGTTCGTCGACGGCGCGCTGGGCTCCCGCACCGCCGCCCTGTGCGAGCCCTATGCCGACGCCGACACCACCGGCGCGCTCTACCTCGACCCCGACGCCATCGCCGAGCACCTCGTCACCTGCACCCGCGCCGGGCTGCAGGGCGGGTTCCACGTCATCGGCGACGCCGCCGTCGCCGCCGTCGTCGACGGCTTCGCCCGCGCCGCCGACCTGGTCGGCACACCCGCCCTGGCCGCCCGCAAGCACCGCCTCGAACACCTCGAGATGATCACCCCCGACCAGGCCGCGCGCCTGGCCTCCTGGGGCGTCGTCGCCTCCGTGCAACCGCTGTTCGACCACGCCTGGGGCGGCCCCGACGGCATGTACGCCCGACGCCTGGGCCCCGACCGCGGCACCGCGCTCAACCCGTTCTCCCGCCTGGCCGCCGCCGGCATGGTCCTCGCCCTGGGCTCCGACGCGCCCGTCACCCCCGTCGACCCGTGGGCCACCGTCAAAGCCGCCGTCCACCACCGCACCGACGGTCACGGCATCTCCGCGCGCGCCGCGTTCACCGCCCACACCCGCGGCGGCTGGCGCGCCGCCGGCGTCGACGACGGTCTCACCGGCACCCTGCAACCCGGCGCCCCCGCCACCTACGCCGTCTGGGACGCCGCCCACCTCGAAGTCGCCGCCCCCGACACCCGCGTCCAACGCTGGTCCACCGACCCCCGCTCCCGCGTCCCCGCCCTCCCGGCCCTCGACGGCCCCACCCCGACCTGCCTGCGCACGGTCCTGCGCGGCCGCACCCTGTTCGACCGGGGTGAGCTGGGGTGA
- a CDS encoding L-erythro-3,5-diaminohexanoate dehydrogenase — protein MTSPYGAHRVLDPAGVLPQQAHRLDATPVCGPDEVLVDVTRLNLDAASYRQLREQHGVHGVRQAVLDIVAERGKMQNPVTGSGGMLLGTVREAGPDSPLGLRPGDRIASLVSLTLTPLRLTDGLARWDGADEQVPCAGTAVLFGRSIAAVLPDDLPEQLALSVLDVCGAPALTDRVVRRRHAPSVLVLGGGGKSGSLSLAAARRAGASRLVALVPTDREAAAVRDAGLADTVVVADARDPLAVATAVGGQADVTVVCVDVPGCEHGAILATADGGTVVFFSMATSFPAAALGAEGLAADVEMLVGNGYVPGHATFALDLLRTEPAVRALFEHRQTQQA, from the coding sequence ATGACGTCGCCGTACGGTGCGCACCGCGTCCTCGACCCCGCCGGGGTGCTGCCGCAGCAGGCGCACCGGTTGGACGCCACCCCCGTGTGCGGACCCGACGAGGTCCTGGTCGACGTCACCCGGCTCAACCTCGACGCCGCCTCCTACCGCCAGCTGCGCGAACAGCACGGCGTGCACGGCGTCCGGCAGGCCGTGCTGGACATCGTCGCCGAGCGCGGCAAGATGCAGAACCCCGTCACCGGATCGGGTGGCATGCTGCTGGGCACCGTCCGCGAGGCCGGCCCCGACTCGCCGCTGGGCCTGCGCCCCGGCGACCGCATCGCCAGCCTCGTCTCGCTCACCCTCACCCCGCTGCGCCTCACCGACGGCCTCGCCCGCTGGGACGGCGCCGACGAACAGGTCCCCTGCGCGGGCACCGCCGTGCTGTTCGGCCGCTCCATCGCCGCCGTCCTGCCCGACGACCTGCCCGAACAGCTCGCCCTGTCGGTGCTGGACGTGTGCGGCGCGCCCGCCCTCACCGACCGGGTCGTGCGCCGCCGCCACGCCCCGTCCGTGCTGGTCCTGGGCGGCGGCGGGAAATCCGGGTCGCTGTCGCTGGCCGCCGCCCGCCGCGCCGGCGCGTCCCGACTGGTCGCCCTCGTGCCCACCGACCGCGAAGCCGCCGCCGTCCGCGACGCGGGCCTGGCCGACACCGTCGTCGTCGCCGACGCCCGCGACCCCCTGGCCGTCGCCACCGCCGTGGGCGGGCAGGCCGACGTCACCGTGGTGTGCGTGGACGTGCCCGGCTGCGAACACGGCGCGATCCTGGCCACCGCCGACGGCGGCACCGTCGTGTTCTTCTCCATGGCCACCTCCTTCCCCGCCGCCGCCCTGGGCGCCGAAGGCCTCGCCGCCGACGTCGAGATGCTCGTCGGCAACGGCTACGTGCCAGGTCACGCCACGTTCGCCCTGGACCTGCTGCGCACCGAACCTGCCGTGCGGGCCCTGTTCGAGCACCGGCAGACTCAGCAGGCGTGA
- a CDS encoding tripartite tricarboxylate transporter permease, with product MGSLTALLEGFATAAQPEYLLYALLGVTLGTAVGVLPGIGPAMTVALLLPLTYSLEPTAALIIFAGIYYGGMYGGSTTSILLNTPGESSSVVTALEGNRMARAGRGAAALATAAIGSFVAGTIATVLLTALAPGIAELAVTLGPADYVALMVVAFTTVAALLGASPVRGLASLALGLFIGLVGTDTLTGQQRFTLGVPTLSDGVDVVVVAVGVFAVGEALYVAARMRHGPVQVVPVGGKWMTGEFWRRSWKPWLRGTAIGFPIGTIPAGGADVSTFLSYAAEKKLSKRPEEFGRGAIEGVAGPEAANNAAAAGVLVPLLTLGLPTTATAAVIVAGFQSYGIQPGPLLFANDSALVWALIASLYIGNVMLLVLNLPLVKIWVKVLQIPRPYLYAGILLFAALGTYAVNFVVDDLIVLLVIGVAGFFMRRHGYPVAPLVVGLILGPMAEEQVRRTLQISEGDPVALVAGPFAAVAYGLLAVTLVAAVVLRMRRRT from the coding sequence ATGGGTAGCCTCACCGCCCTGCTGGAGGGCTTCGCGACCGCCGCGCAGCCCGAGTACCTGCTCTACGCCCTGCTCGGCGTCACCCTGGGCACCGCCGTCGGGGTGCTTCCGGGCATCGGGCCCGCGATGACGGTGGCGTTGCTGCTGCCGTTGACCTACTCGCTGGAACCCACCGCCGCGTTGATCATCTTCGCGGGCATCTACTACGGCGGCATGTACGGCGGGTCGACCACGTCGATCCTGCTGAACACGCCGGGCGAGTCGTCGTCGGTGGTCACGGCGCTGGAAGGCAATCGGATGGCGCGTGCCGGGCGGGGCGCGGCGGCGCTGGCCACGGCGGCGATCGGGTCGTTCGTGGCGGGCACGATCGCCACGGTCCTGCTCACCGCGCTGGCGCCGGGCATCGCCGAGCTGGCCGTGACGCTGGGTCCGGCGGACTACGTGGCGTTGATGGTGGTGGCGTTCACCACGGTCGCGGCGCTGCTGGGCGCCTCGCCGGTGCGCGGGCTGGCGTCGTTGGCGCTGGGCCTGTTCATCGGCCTGGTGGGCACCGACACGCTGACCGGGCAGCAGCGGTTCACGCTGGGTGTGCCGACGTTGTCGGACGGCGTCGACGTGGTCGTGGTCGCGGTGGGGGTGTTCGCGGTCGGCGAGGCGCTGTACGTGGCGGCGCGGATGCGGCACGGCCCGGTCCAGGTGGTGCCGGTGGGCGGGAAGTGGATGACCGGCGAGTTCTGGCGGCGGTCGTGGAAGCCGTGGCTGCGCGGCACCGCGATCGGGTTCCCGATCGGCACCATCCCCGCGGGCGGGGCGGACGTCTCGACGTTCCTGTCCTACGCGGCGGAGAAGAAGCTGTCGAAGCGGCCGGAGGAGTTCGGGCGCGGGGCGATCGAGGGCGTGGCCGGGCCGGAGGCGGCCAACAACGCGGCCGCCGCCGGGGTGCTGGTGCCGCTGCTGACGCTGGGGCTGCCGACCACGGCGACCGCTGCGGTGATCGTGGCCGGGTTCCAGAGCTACGGCATCCAGCCGGGGCCGCTGCTGTTCGCCAACGACTCGGCGCTGGTGTGGGCGCTGATCGCGTCGCTGTACATCGGCAACGTGATGCTGCTGGTGCTGAACCTGCCGCTGGTCAAGATCTGGGTGAAGGTGCTGCAGATCCCGCGCCCCTACCTGTACGCGGGGATCCTGCTGTTCGCGGCGCTGGGCACCTACGCGGTGAACTTCGTGGTGGACGACCTGATCGTGCTGCTGGTGATCGGCGTGGCCGGGTTCTTCATGCGCCGCCACGGCTACCCGGTCGCGCCGCTGGTGGTGGGGCTGATCCTGGGGCCGATGGCCGAGGAACAGGTGCGGCGCACGTTGCAGATCAGCGAGGGGGATCCGGTGGCGTTGGTGGCCGGCCCGTTCGCGGCGGTGGCCTACGGGCTGCTGGCGGTGACGCTGGTGGCGGCGGTCGTGCTGCGGATGCGCCGCCGGACCTGA